Proteins encoded by one window of Melanotaenia boesemani isolate fMelBoe1 chromosome 10, fMelBoe1.pri, whole genome shotgun sequence:
- the cry2 gene encoding cryptochrome-2: MVVNSVHWFRKGLRLHDNPALQEALNGADTVRCVYILDPWFAGAANVGINRWRFLLEALEDLDSSLKRLNSRLFVVRGQPTDVFPRLFKEWNVTRLTFEYDPEPYGKERDGAIIKVAQEFGVETVVRNSHTLYNLDRIIEMNNNNPPLTFKRFQTIVSRLELPRRPLPPITKQQMDRCCTKIADNHDQLYSIPSLEELGFRTEDLPPAVWRGGESEALDRLNKHLDKKVWVANVEHTRVNTCSLYASPTGLSPYLRFGCLSCRVLYYNLREFYMKLRKRCSPPLSLFGQLLWREFFYTAATNNPNFDRMEGNPICVQIPWDQNPEALAKWAEGRTGFPWIDAIMTQLRQEGWIHHLARHAVACFLTRGDLWISWESGMKVFEELLLDADWSVNAGSWMWLSCSAFFQQFFHCYCPVGFGRRTDPSGDYIRRYIPILKDYPNRYIYEPWNAPESLQKAANCVVGVDYPKPMINHAESSRLNIERMKQVYQQLSHYRGLSLLASVPTIQEEAEPLMTDESQTSSGPDSPPRDAADYEAAGCSTAPDSSTSVPHPDEEDAADEPSHPSSPACSPSSRSKPSSPSSSCSTSSMCPSPSAALTQTSSVGSRRKSVARKVRRSQRQRGRQCCLATPREEERGEAEEGERMEESVVVEEMTG; encoded by the exons ATGGTGGTGAATTCCGTGCACTGGTTTCGTAAAGGTCTGAGGCTGCACGATAATCCGGCGCTGCAGGAGGCCCTAAATGGAGCAGACACTGTCCGCTGTGTTTATATCCTGGACCCCTGGTTTGCTGGCGCAGCTAACGTAGGAATCAACCGATGGAG gtttcTGCTGGAGGCGCTGGAGGATCTGGACAGCAGTCTGAAGAGACTCAACTCCAGGCTGTTTGTCGTCAGAGGGCAACCTACCGATGTGTTTCCCAGGCTTTTTAAG GAGTGGAACGTGACCAGACTGACGTTCGAGTATGACCCAGAGCCTTATGGGAAGGAGAGGGACGGCGCCATCATCAAGGTGGCCCAGGAGTTCGGAGTGGAGACCGTGGTCAGAAACTCGCACACACTCTACAACCTGGACAG GATAATCgagatgaacaacaacaaccCTCCTCTGACCTTTAAGCGCTTTCAGACCATTGTGAGCAGGCTGGAGTTGCCACGGAGACCACTGCCTCCCATCACCAAACaacagatggacagatgttGCACTAAAATAGCCGACAACCACGACCAGCTTTACAGTATTCCCTCACTGGAAGAGCTAG GTTTTAGGACAGAGGATTTGCCTCCAGCTGTGTGGCGGGGAGGAGAATCGGAGGCCTTGGACCGACTCAATAAACATCTGGACAAAAAG GTGTGGGTGGCCAACGTGGAGCACACCCGGGTCAACACCTGCTCGCTGTACGCCAGTCCGACGGGCCTCAGCCCCTATCTGCGCTTCGGCTGCCTGTCCTGCAGAGTTTTATACTACAACCTCAGAGAGTTCTACATGAAG CTCCGTAAGCGCTGCAGTCCTCCTCTGTCCCTGTTCGGCCAGCTCTTATGGAGGGAGTTCTTCTACACCGCTGCCACCAACAACCCCAACTTTGACCGCATGGAGGGAAACCCCATCTGCGTCCAG ATCCCTTgggaccagaacccagaagcTCTGGCCAAGTGGGCTGAGGGGCGGACCGGTTTCCCCTGGATAGACGCCATCATGACGCAGCTGAGGCAGGAGGGCTGGATCCATCACCTGGCCCGACACGCCGTGGCCTGCTTCCTCACCAGAGGAGACCTGTGGATCAGTTGGGAGAGCGGCATGAAG gtgtttgaggagctgctgctggatgcaGACTGGAGTGTGAATGCAGGCAGCTGGATGTGGTTGTCCTGCAGCGCCTTCTTCCAGCAGTTCTTCCACTGCTACTGTCCTGTCGGCTTCGGACGGAGAACCGATCCCTCAGGAGACTACATCAG GCGTTACATCCCAATCCTGAAGGACTACCCCAACCGGTACATCTATGAGCCGTGGAACGCCCCCGAGTCTCTGCAGAAGGCAGCAAACTGTGTGGTGGGAGTGGATTACCCCAAACCAATGATCAACCACGCAGAGAGCAGCAGGCTCAACATCGAGCGCATGAAACAAGTCTACCAGCAGCTGTCTCATTACAGAGGACTCA gtcTGTTAGCGTCTGTACCGACGATCCAGGAAGAGGCAGAGCCACTGATGACGGACGAGTCGCAGACCAGCAGTGGTCCTG ACTCTCCTCCCAGAGATGCTGCTGACTATGAAGCAGCTGGATGCTCGACGGCTCCGGATTCCTCCACCTCAGTCCCTCATCCAGATGAGGAGGATGCAGCCGACGAGCCCAGCCATCCTTCCTCCCCGGCCTGCAGTCCTTCCTCCAGGTCCAAACCCAgttccccttcctcctcctgttcCACATCCTCCATGTGTCCCAGCCCGTCTGCTGCCCTGACTCAGACCTCCTCTGTGGGGTCGAGGAGGAAAAGTGTCGCTCGTAAGGTGCGGCGTAGCCAGAGGCAACGAGGGCGACAGTGTTGCCTGGCAACAcccagagaggaggagaggggggaggcagAAGAGGGGGAGAGGATGGAGGAGAgcgtggtggtggaggagatgaCAGGATAA
- the LOC121646976 gene encoding uncharacterized protein LOC121646976 isoform X3: protein MRVLWISLLLVGSITCFPQESGGPVWYPAPPSGGSQDPYDKPAGQSGSGTSGYSGFSSGAQQSGQSGFPGSHQSAQGGWSSSDGGDQEPDITPVSAEDQVYAHKSRSQYRKSNLRFHQFIYIPTEPAKAYEPIFPHHGKGQVHKGF, encoded by the exons ATGAG GGTATTGTGGATTTCTTTGTTGCTGGTTGGAAGCATCACCTGTTTTCCTCAAGAATCAG GAGGACCTGTGTGGTACCCTGCTCCACCCTCTGGAGGCTCTCAAGATCCATACGATAAACCTGCTGGACAGTCTGGTTCTGGTACTTCAGGATATTCTGGCTTCAGTTCTGGGGCTCAGCAGAGCGGCCAGTCTGGATTTCCTGGCAGCCATCAGTCTGCACAGGGGGGCTGGAGTTCATCTGATGGTGGCGACCAGGAGCCCGACATCACTCCCGTGTCTGCCGAGGATCAAGTCTACGCTCACAAATCTCGCTCCCAGTACAGGAAGAGTAACTTGAGGTTCCACCAGTTCATCTACATCCCAACAGAACCAGCTAAGGCCTACGAGCCAATATTCCCACACCACGGCAAAGGCCAGGTCCACAAGGGCTTCTGA